Proteins encoded by one window of Rhodospirillaceae bacterium:
- a CDS encoding DNA-formamidopyrimidine glycosylase yields MPELPEVETIRRGLSKSILNKAIEGVVVRRTDFRRPITTSFAERVXGKMVTSIDRRGKYLLLNLSEESVVIIHLGMSGRLVIGKEEKPERHDHVILSLSDGTTMKFNDPRRFGSVDLTKRRDLMEHPAIRLLGVEPLTKEFNXCWLRHRLLGRKAPIKNLLMDQRIVAGLGNIYVCESLFLAGISPRRAGANIKGVRLERLVAAIRKVLTEAIEAGGSSLRDYVQASGELGYFQHSFKVYNREGQPCINGPLTHYIGRVVQSNRSTFFCSSCQR; encoded by the coding sequence ATGCCTGAACTACCAGAAGTTGAAACCATCCGGCGGGGGCTCTCCAAATCAATATTGAACAAGGCTATCGAGGGCGTAGTTGTTCGACGAACCGATTTTCGCAGGCCTATCACGACTTCGTTTGCAGAGCGGGTANTAGGAAAGATGGTTACATCAATTGATCGCCGCGGAAAATATTTATTGTTGAACCTGAGTGAAGAGTCTGTGGTTATCATCCACCTCGGAATGTCGGGGCGGCTAGTTATTGGTAAGGAGGAAAAACCTGAACGGCACGATCACGTTATTCTTAGTCTCAGTGATGGAACGACGATGAAATTCAACGATCCACGTCGATTTGGGAGTGTGGATTTAACAAAACGTAGGGACCTTATGGAGCATCCTGCTATCCGGTTGTTGGGGGTAGAACCATTGACCAAAGAATTTAACGANTGCTGGCTACGCCACCGGCTCTTAGGGCGTAAGGCTCCAATAAAAAATTTACTGATGGATCAGCGGATAGTGGCTGGTTTGGGAAATATTTATGTCTGTGAGAGCCTTTTTTTGGCAGGAATCTCGCCGAGACGGGCTGGCGCCAACATTAAAGGGGTGCGCCTAGAGCGGCTTGTAGCGGCAATCCGCAAGGTATTAACGGAAGCAATAGAGGCCGGTGGATCGTCCCTTCGTGATTATGTCCAGGCCTCGGGCGAGCTGGGTTACTTCCAGCATTCTTTCAAGGTATACAATAGGGAAGGACAACCTTGCATAAATGGTCCGCTGACCCACTATATCGGGCGTGTCGTTCAATCTAATCGCAGCACTTTTTTTTGTTCGAGCTGCCAACGATAG
- the ubiE gene encoding bifunctional demethylmenaquinone methyltransferase/2-methoxy-6-polyprenyl-1,4-benzoquinol methylase (Catalyzes the carbon methylation reaction in the biosynthesis of ubiquinone and menaquinone): MTASQTHNVKDGFATFGQRTVPVDEKEALVRKVFNSVAGRYDLMNDLMSGGLHRHWKRRLVSSLLEYPVPELLDLAGGSGDIAISALQRKXGRLGQVTVCDINFEMLKVGRDRAWDRGHLDKLNWMCGNGEQLPFPNAHFDACTLSFGLRNMTHPEKALAEIYRVLKPGGRLLILEFTPDIVPALQPLYNLYSQRIIPVIAKQVTKDVEPYTYLVESIRRFHKSGQITSLLTAQGFAGIKARSLSAGIASLHSAWRS, from the coding sequence ATGACCGCCAGCCAGACCCATAATGTTAAGGACGGCTTCGCAACATTTGGCCAGCGAACTGTGCCTGTCGATGAAAAAGAGGCCTTAGTTCGCAAAGTCTTCAATAGCGTAGCAGGTCGTTACGACCTTATGAACGACCTCATGAGTGGCGGTTTACATCGCCACTGGAAACGGAGACTGGTTAGTTCACTACTGGAATACCCTGTACCCGAACTACTGGACCTTGCAGGCGGATCCGGCGATATAGCAATATCCGCNTTGCAAAGAAAGNCAGGTAGGCTGGGACAAGTAACAGTTTGTGATATCAACTTTGAAATGCTAAAGGTTGGTCGAGACAGGGCCTGGGACAGAGGCCACCTGGACAAGCTTAATTGGATGTGCGGCAACGGCGAACAACTTCCCTTCCCAAATGCGCATTTTGACGCCTGTACACTGTCGTTTGGGCTACGCAATATGACCCACCCTGAAAAAGCTCTGGCAGAAATATACCGGGTATTGAAACCAGGGGGTAGGCTCCTGATACTTGAGTTTACACCAGACATTGTCCCAGCCCTCCAACCTCTTTACAACCTTTATTCCCAACGGATCATTCCTGTCATAGCTAAACAAGTTACAAAAGATGTAGAGCCCTATACCTATCTCGTGGAGAGCATCCGTCGCTTCCACAAGTCAGGTCAAATTACAAGCTTGTTAACTGCCCAAGGCTTTGCGGGCATCAAGGCCCGGAGCCTCTCAGCTGGAATAGCAAGCCTCCACAGCGCTTGGCGGAGTTAG
- the ubiB gene encoding 2-polyprenylphenol 6-hydroxylase gives MQVIRNTTRLAYLGWLLARNDALEVLEPTNVPRYLLRALRFIARGNNNLSLGERLAKVAILAGPTFIKLGQAVSTRADLFGPEITHELAKLRDRLPSFPAEQAKNTISKELGEPIEQLFSSFEDTPIAAASIAQVHFATTLMGEKVAIKILRPDIEKAFSRDLELLRWTAQLATSLRPTLKRLRLGEAVETLAETTRIEMDLRLEAAAAAXLHENFKTDPTYNVPKIFWKYTSRRVLTTSRVSGTPIDEIKYLENNFCMDKVLQHASRAMFTQIFRDGFFHGDPHPGNLLVDRDGNIQAVDFGIMGRLDMQSRIYIAETLLCIFTRQYDRAAQLHIKAGYVPPDTSMTAFSLALRSIAEPILNMPAADISVGSLLGHLFQVTDTFGMETQPHLLLLQKVVVMAEGTARNLNPSLDIWEVVHPLIENWVKIRTAPETQLGEAAKTLQELVRHSPHLLSKFEAALAVTAAGKGPASQRTAQPTRGLKLPFWLTAIGIWFLVLVTLLG, from the coding sequence ATGCAAGTTATTAGAAATACAACTCGTCTAGCATATCTTGGTTGGCTCCTTGCCCGCAATGACGCCTTGGAAGTACTGGAACCCACTAATGTGCCTAGATACTTGTTGCGAGCACTTAGGTTCATAGCACGCGGCAACAATAACCTGAGCTTAGGTGAAAGGTTGGCAAAAGTGGCCATTCTCGCAGGGCCTACTTTCATAAAATTGGGACAAGCCGTTTCAACCCGAGCCGATCTTTTCGGACCAGAGATAACCCATGAATTGGCAAAACTTAGGGATCGTTTACCTTCATTTCCTGCAGAACAAGCCAAGAACACTATTTCAAAAGAACTTGGGGAGCCCATTGAACAGCTTTTTTCAAGCTTTGAAGACACGCCAATCGCTGCTGCGTCCATCGCTCAAGTTCATTTTGCTACCACGTTGATGGGGGAAAAAGTTGCCATAAAAATACTACGGCCTGATATAGAAAAGGCTTTCTCACGTGACTTGGAGTTATTGCGATGGACTGCGCAGCTGGCCACTTCCCTGCGGCCTACTTTGAAACGTCTCCGGCTGGGGGAAGCCGTGGAGACCCTTGCCGAAACGACCAGAATTGAGATGGACCTTCGTCTGGAGGCGGCAGCGGCCGCAGANCTTCACGAAAACTTTAAGACCGATCCCACTTACAATGTTCCGAAGATCTTCTGGAAATATACTAGCCGCCGGGTACTAACGACTAGCCGCGTTTCGGGTACACCCATCGACGAGATCAAATACCTAGAAAATAACTTTTGCATGGATAAAGTATTGCAGCACGCCTCTCGTGCCATGTTCACACAGATATTCCGCGATGGTTTTTTTCATGGTGACCCTCATCCAGGAAATTTATTGGTAGATAGAGACGGGAATATACAAGCAGTCGACTTTGGCATCATGGGACGGCTTGATATGCAGTCTCGGATCTATATCGCCGAAACCCTGCTTTGTATTTTTACCCGCCAGTACGACCGCGCGGCCCAACTTCACATAAAAGCCGGTTACGTACCGCCGGACACATCTATGACTGCGTTTAGTCTAGCCCTGCGCTCGATAGCAGAGCCGATTCTCAATATGCCCGCGGCTGACATTTCCGTGGGGAGCCTTCTCGGTCATTTGTTCCAGGTTACGGACACATTCGGCATGGAGACACAACCTCACCTCCTTTTACTGCAAAAAGTGGTCGTGATGGCGGAGGGCACAGCCAGAAACCTGAATCCTTCCCTAGATATATGGGAAGTTGTCCACCCTCTTATCGAAAATTGGGTTAAAATTAGAACTGCGCCCGAAACTCAACTCGGAGAAGCCGCTAAGACTTTACAAGAGCTGGTTCGCCACAGCCCCCACCTTTTATCAAAATTCGAGGCGGCTCTCGCAGTGACAGCCGCCGGCAAAGGCCCAGCATCCCAACGGACGGCTCAACCGACCCGTGGCCTAAAATTACCCTTCTGGCTCACGGCAATAGGTATCTGGTTTCTTGTACTAGTTACCCTCTTAGGGTAA
- the coaBC gene encoding bifunctional phosphopantothenoylcysteine decarboxylase/phosphopantothenate--cysteine ligase CoaBC, with protein sequence MTDSRNILLIVSGGIAAYKTLDLIRRLDERQIGVQCILTTAGSKFVTPLSLGALSGKKVYTDLFSLTDEQEMGHIRLSREADLVVVAPATANLIAKTANGIGDDLASTILLATDKPVLFVPSMNERMWQHPATQRNLSQLVRDGTQFLPPNAGDLACGEIGTGRMAETGQILERVESLLNHEEGRLGSVTALVTSGPTYEPIDPVRYIGNYSSGKQGHAIAQALVQYGAKVTLVTGPTHEPDPTGATIIRITTAKEMMEACLNCLPVDVAVCAAAVGDWRVGATAEEKIKXGNTTKTLKLVENADILKHISAQNENRPELVVGFAAETENVIENATXKRAAKGCDWIIANDVSNGTTVFGGTDNKVHLVDNLGVEEWPQISKTAVADRLAKKIVRQLESNKRL encoded by the coding sequence ATGACAGATAGCAGAAACATTTTGCTTATTGTCTCGGGTGGGATCGCCGCCTACAAAACCCTGGACCTTATCCGGAGGCTCGATGAGAGACAAATTGGGGTGCAATGCATACTCACCACTGCTGGGAGTAAATTTGTAACCCCGTTATCTTTAGGCGCCCTAAGCGGAAAGAAGGTCTACACCGATCTATTCTCTCTGACGGATGAGCAAGAGATGGGACACATACGGCTTTCGAGAGAAGCGGACCTTGTTGTAGTTGCTCCCGCCACAGCAAATCTAATAGCGAAAACAGCTAACGGGATTGGTGATGATTTAGCCAGCACCATTCTTCTGGCTACGGATAAACCCGTTCTCTTCGTTCCCTCTATGAACGAGCGAATGTGGCAACACCCAGCCACCCAGAGAAATCTAAGTCAGCTAGTGCGGGATGGCACACAATTCCTTCCCCCAAATGCCGGAGACTTAGCCTGTGGTGAGATAGGAACAGGCCGCATGGCAGAGACTGGGCAGATTCTGGAAAGAGTAGAAAGTTTACTGAACCATGAAGAAGGTAGATTAGGATCAGTCACTGCCCTCGTGACCTCTGGTCCAACATATGAGCCCATTGACCCAGTTCGCTACATTGGCAATTACTCCTCTGGCAAGCAAGGACACGCCATCGCTCAAGCCTTAGTTCAGTATGGCGCAAAAGTAACCCTAGTAACCGGGCCCACTCATGAGCCCGACCCGACAGGCGCAACTATCATCAGGATAACAACCGCCAAGGAAATGATGGAGGCCTGTCTGAATTGTCTTCCAGTGGATGTTGCTGTTTGTGCTGCCGCAGTCGGCGACTGGCGAGTAGGAGCGACGGCTGAAGAGAAAATTAAANGGGGAAACACTACTAAAACTCTTAAGCTAGTGGAAAACGCTGACATTCTCAAACACATCAGTGCACAGAACGAAAACCGCCCGGAACTAGTCGTAGGGTTTGCAGCCGAAACTGAAAATGTTATTGAAAACGCCACTAANAAACGGGCAGCCAAGGGCTGTGACTGGATTATAGCTAACGACGTTTCAAACGGAACAACAGTTTTCGGTGGAACAGATAACAAAGTCCATTTAGTCGATAATTTAGGTGTAGAGGAATGGCCACAAATTAGCAAAACTGCCGTTGCTGATCGTTTAGCTAAGAAAATTGTCCGCCAGTTGGAAAGCAACAAACGCTTATGA
- a CDS encoding dUTP diphosphatase: MTKPFSLTISIKRLPNALNNRCPTYMTEGCAGMDLEAAPKEPITLNPMCRVKVPTGFAIALPNGYEAQVRPRSGLALKEGLTVLNSPGTIDSDYRGEINVILANFGEKAQTIVRGMRIAQLVVAPITHVLWQEIESLPKSIRNDGGFGSTGATSEDKRYAKK; this comes from the coding sequence ATGACCAAACCATTCAGCCTAACGATTTCCATTAAGCGTTTACCTAATGCTCTAAATAATCGTTGCCCCACCTATATGACAGAAGGCTGTGCCGGGATGGACCTAGAAGCTGCTCCGAAAGAACCCATAACCCTAAACCCGATGTGCAGGGTAAAAGTTCCAACTGGCTTCGCTATCGCCCTTCCAAATGGTTATGAAGCTCAGGTTCGACCAAGATCAGGGCTAGCCCTCAAGGAGGGGTTAACTGTGCTTAACAGCCCCGGCACCATAGATTCGGACTACAGAGGGGAAATCAATGTAATTTTAGCAAATTTTGGTGAGAAGGCTCAGACAATTGTGCGCGGGATGCGAATTGCCCAACTCGTCGTCGCACCGATTACACACGTGCTCTGGCAAGAAATTGAAAGCCTGCCGAAAAGCATCCGGAATGACGGGGGCTTCGGGTCGACCGGAGCTACCTCAGAAGACAAACGATATGCAAAAAAATAA
- a CDS encoding adenylyltransferase: MQKNNTTXGSVRLTAPQIERYARHIILPEVGGIGQTKLINSKVLVVGAGGLGSPAVMYLAAAGVGEIGLVDDDIVDVSNLQRQILHTTARLGMAKVDSAKHTVKELNPEIEIVPXSERLNVQNVRQLLSNYDLVLDGSDNFSTRFLLNDACYFSSKTLISAAILRFEGQIATYKPYLGNGNPCYXCIFPAPPPPGLIPSCSEGGVFGALGGVVGSTQSLEALKELLGIGNSLSGYLLIYDGLDTTWRKVKVKPDPXCPLCGETPSIINLSEHSE, translated from the coding sequence ATGCAAAAAAATAACACCACANGGGGCTCCGTGCGGCTAACTGCCCCGCAGATAGAAAGGTATGCCCGGCATATTATCCTCCCCGAAGTAGGAGGTATTGGCCAAACGAAACTTATAAACTCAAAAGTGCTTGTCGTCGGGGCTGGNGGGCTAGGGTCTCCAGCAGTAATGTACCTAGCTGCCGCGGGTGTTGGGGAAATTGGGCTAGTTGACGACGACATTGTTGACGTTTCCAACCTTCAAAGGCAAATACTTCATACTACAGCAAGGCTTGGGATGGCCAAAGTGGACAGTGCGAAACACACTGTCAAAGAACTGAATCCTGAAATTGAAATAGTACCTTANTCCGAACGGCTTAACGTCCAAAACGTCCGTCAGCTATTGTCTAATTATGACTTGGTTCTTGACGGCAGCGATAACTTCTCAACTCGCTTTTTACTCAATGATGCCTGCTATTTTTCATCTAAAACTCTAATTTCCGCCGCCATTCTTCGCTTTGAAGGACAGATAGCTACCTATAAACCCTACCTCGGTAATGGCAACCCATGTTACCNCTGTATATTTCCTGCGCCACCTCCACCCGGTTTAATCCCGTCCTGCTCAGAAGGAGGAGTCTTTGGAGCCCTCGGCGGAGTTGTGGGCTCCACCCAGTCTCTAGAAGCACTCAAAGAGCTGCTGGGGATCGGAAACAGCCTTTCTGGCTATCTGCTGATCTATGACGGACTAGATACAACTTGGCGCAAGGTAAAGGTTAAACCAGACCCAAANTGCCCTCTGTGTGGGGAAACCCCAAGCATTATCAATCTGTCAGAGCACTCTGAGTAA
- a CDS encoding D-glycerate dehydrogenase, which yields MLKDPKVVVTRRLPERIEARMKELFDAELRDPDGPMSRSELFNAVARADVLVPTVTDRIDEEVLEYAGNQLKLIANFGAGVDNIDLKATGRKGIVVTNTPGVLTEDTADMTMAMILAVPRRVVEGERLVSSNQWEGWGPSTMLGHRIWGKRLGIIGMGQIGTAVARRAQGFGLSIHYHNRNRLPISAEEELEATYWESLDQMLAHMDIVSVNCPRTPATYHLLSTGRLSLMKPDAYLVNTSRGEVVDEAALAXMLRXRKLAGAALDVFEHEPAINKELKELSNVLLLPHMGSATIEGRXDMGEKVLINIRTFVDGHRPPDRVIAKLIE from the coding sequence ATGTTGAAAGATCCAAAGGTGGTTGTAACCCGGCGGCTTCCAGAGCGGATAGAAGCGCGAATGAAGGAGTTATTTGATGCAGAGCTCCGGGATCCCGATGGCCCAATGTCTAGATCAGAGCTTTTCAATGCTGTGGCGAGAGCAGATGTATTGGTGCCCACCGTTACTGATCGAATCGATGAAGAGGTGCTCGAGTACGCTGGTAACCAATTAAAACTAATTGCAAATTTTGGGGCCGGGGTAGATAACATCGATCTCAAGGCCACTGGGAGAAAAGGCATTGTGGTCACTAATACCCCCGGGGTTTTGACGGAGGACACGGCGGATATGACTATGGCAATGATCCTTGCCGTACCTCGCCGTGTGGTGGAGGGAGAGAGACTAGTGTCCTCTAATCAGTGGGAAGGCTGGGGACCCAGCACAATGCTGGGACATCGGATTTGGGGAAAGCGCTTAGGGATCATAGGGATGGGCCAGATAGGAACCGCGGTGGCCCGGCGAGCGCAGGGCTTTGGTCTTTCCATTCATTATCATAACCGGAATAGGCTCCCCATCAGTGCCGAAGAGGAGCTAGAGGCAACCTATTGGGAGAGTCTTGATCAGATGTTGGCTCACATGGATATAGTTTCTGTTAACTGTCCCCGCACTCCAGCCACTTATCATCTGCTTTCTACTGGGCGTTTGTCTTTAATGAAGCCAGACGCCTATCTGGTTAACACATCTCGTGGAGAGGTCGTGGATGAGGCCGCACTTGCTNCCATGCTGAGGCANCGGAAATTAGCTGGGGCTGCTCTTGATGTGTTTGAGCACGAACCGGCTATAAACAAGGAACTAAAAGAGTTGAGTAATGTGCTTCTTTTGCCTCATATGGGTTCCGCTACTATCGAAGGAAGGNTCGATATGGGAGAGAAGGTGCTAATCAATATACGCACCTTTGTTGATGGGCATAGACCCCCAGACAGAGTTATTGCTAAGCTTATCGAATAA
- a CDS encoding glycerol-3-phosphate dehydrogenase, protein MEGGLGAPVRNPHGLDRPDYLDEADFELEARRXFDICHGCRRCFNLCGSFPRLFDLVDSCETGEVDGVVASDFGKVMDACTLCDMCFMAXCPYVPPHEFNLDFPHLVVRYRAIQNSKGFGSFIDRELAKTDRNGRLARPIWRLVNWLTGTGNRISRLILEWLASIHREAXLPKYFSGKFSGRNEAGVLPTNTGAPAFGRKVVIFSTCFVTYNNPRICKLFRQVLALNGVESEIVYPGCCGMPQLERGDLGAVSANAHRITRELAGWIEKGYSVVALVPSCALMLKFEWPLILPEDPTVRLVSANTADLSEYIVDIAKNEGLGVELESLNEDVTLQLACHSRAQNMGIKGAEMLRLIPGLDLTIVERCSGHGGLWGVKQANFDTAIKTGRAAARQVMQKGSLFVASECPLACDHLRQGIEKLNPGAQPQSKFGHPLELFAKACGIEEVSREP, encoded by the coding sequence ATGGAAGGTGGCCTCGGAGCCCCAGTGAGAAATCCTCATGGCCTTGATCGGCCAGATTATCTTGATGAGGCTGACTTTGAGCTGGAGGCTCGCCGGGNATTTGATATTTGTCACGGATGTAGACGCTGTTTCAACTTGTGTGGGAGTTTTCCACGACTATTTGATTTAGTTGATTCCTGTGAGACCGGGGAAGTCGATGGGGTGGTCGCCTCTGACTTCGGGAAGGTCATGGATGCTTGTACCCTTTGTGATATGTGTTTTATGGCTNCGTGCCCATACGTTCCTCCTCACGAATTTAACCTCGACTTCCCCCACTTGGTTGTACGATACAGGGCCATACAAAATTCTAAAGGGTTTGGGTCTTTCATAGATAGGGAGCTCGCAAAAACTGATCGAAATGGACGGCTTGCTAGGCCGATCTGGCGGCTTGTTAACTGGCTTACTGGTACTGGNAATAGAATTAGCAGACTGATTCTGGAATGGTTGGCTTCTATTCACCGTGAGGCAANTTTACCTAAATATTTTAGTGGAAAGTTTTCTGGTAGGAACGAGGCGGGGGTGCTTCCAACCAACACTGGGGCTCCGGCGTTTGGTCGGAAGGTGGTTATATTTTCCACGTGCTTCGTAACCTATAATAATCCAAGGATCTGTAAATTGTTTCGGCAGGTACTCGCCTTAAATGGAGTTGAGTCGGAGATTGTTTATCCGGGTTGTTGTGGAATGCCTCAGTTGGAAAGGGGCGATCTCGGAGCGGTTAGCGCCAATGCGCATCGTATTACCCGCGAACTCGCCGGTTGGATAGAAAAGGGTTACTCGGTAGTAGCCCTAGTGCCCAGTTGTGCGCTCATGCTAAAGTTTGAGTGGCCTTTGATATTGCCGGAAGATCCAACGGTTCGTTTAGTGAGTGCCAACACAGCTGACTTATCCGAATATATAGTTGATATAGCTAAAAATGAAGGATTGGGGGTGGAGTTGGAGAGCTTGAATGAGGATGTNACCCTGCAATTAGCGTGCCATTCTCGTGCTCAAAATATGGGCATCAAAGGGGCGGAAATGTTGCGCCTAATCCCTGGTCTGGATCTCACCATCGTGGAGCGGTGTTCGGGCCACGGTGGTCTTTGGGGTGTAAAACAGGCGAATTTTGATACTGCAATCAAGACTGGGAGAGCTGCCGCCCGGCAGGTAATGCAAAAGGGAAGCTTGTTTGTGGCTTCTGAGTGCCCTCTCGCTTGTGATCACCTCCGCCAGGGGATTGAAAAACTCAATCCCGGCGCGCAGCCGCAGAGCAAGTTCGGTCACCCTTTAGAACTATTTGCTAAAGCTTGTGGGATTGAGGAGGTAAGTCGAGAGCCATGA
- a CDS encoding rubrerythrin: MSLAGTKTEQNLKDAFAGESQANRRYLFFAQKADVEGFNDVSAVFRSTAEGETGHAFGHLEFLTETGDPATGQPIGTTADNLRAAVAGETHEYTDMYPSMAKAAREEGFEEIADWFETLAKAEKSHAGRFQKSLDGLG; the protein is encoded by the coding sequence ATGAGTCTAGCNGGAACTAAAACTGAACAGAACCTTAAGGATGCCTTTGCGGGCGAATCGCAAGCTAACCGCCGGTATTTGTTTTTTGCCCAAAAGGCAGACGTGGAGGGATTTAATGATGTATCGGCTGTGTTTCGTTCCACGGCTGAAGGAGAAACGGGGCATGCCTTTGGGCATCTCGAGTTTCTAACTGAGACTGGTGACCCGGCAACTGGCCAACCAATCGGAACCACGGCAGACAATTTAAGAGCAGCGGTCGCGGGTGAGACCCATGAATACACAGATATGTACCCTAGTATGGCTAAGGCGGCTCGTGAAGAGGGCTTCGAGGAGATTGCTGATTGGTTTGAGACTCTGGCTAAGGCCGAAAAATCCCATGCCGGCAGGTTCCAGAAATCTCTTGATGGATTGGGGTAA
- a CDS encoding transcriptional repressor: MIFSDGRFDAKALLQGSNIRPTRQRLGLASLLFGKKNRHVTAEALHQEANDRGLRMALATVYNSLHSFTNAGLLREVVVDAGCRYFDTNVSHHHHLLREQTGELVDVDPGQLEVRGIPDLPRGTSVSQIDVVIRIK; this comes from the coding sequence ATGATTTTTTCAGACGGACGTTTTGATGCTAAGGCCCTGCTTCAGGGCTCTAATATCCGGCCGACCCGGCAAAGATTGGGTTTGGCAAGCTTGCTGTTCGGGAAGAAAAATCGGCATGTCACCGCGGAAGCTCTGCACCAAGAAGCCAACGATCGTGGGCTGCGAATGGCGCTGGCTACAGTCTACAATAGCCTCCATTCCTTTACGAACGCTGGGCTCCTGCGTGAGGTGGTTGTGGATGCTGGCTGTAGATATTTTGATACGAACGTTAGTCATCACCATCATTTGCTCAGGGAGCAAACGGGCGAGCTAGTTGATGTAGATCCGGGCCAGTTAGAAGTCCGAGGCATCCCGGACTTGCCTCGGGGGACCTCTGTTAGTCAAATTGATGTCGTGATACGAATAAAGTAG
- a CDS encoding enoyl-[acyl-carrier-protein] reductase FabI (Catalyzes a key regulatory step in fatty acid biosynthesis) — translation MGVANDRSIAWTAAAAASRAGARLAFTYQNHAMARRVVPLAESLGAEITIPCDVADGDEIDSAFDTISEHWNSIDFVVHAIAFSDRNELKGRYVDASRENMLNSLLVSCYSFTRVAQRAASMANFGASLVTYTFEGSRHVVPSYNVMGVAKAALEQSVCYLAADLGSAGIRVNAISSGPMRTLSGAAIGAGRAIHXWARQNSALRRDLEXNDVANTSLYLLSELSSGVTGEVHHVDNGNNIVGVTPRGC, via the coding sequence ATGGGCGTGGCTAATGATCGTTCCATTGCGTGGACGGCNGCTGCTGCTGCCAGCCGTGCCGGTGCACGACTCGCTTTCACCTACCAAAATCATGCGATGGCCCGGAGGGTTGTTCCCCTTGCTGAGAGTCTTGGAGCAGAAATCACAATTCCTTGTGACGTAGCCGACGGAGATGAAATCGATTCGGCATTTGATACCATTTCGGAGCATTGGAACAGTATAGATTTTGTGGTGCATGCCATTGCTTTCTCGGATCGAAATGAACTCAAGGGCAGGTATGTCGATGCAAGTCGAGAGAACATGCTGAATAGCCTGTTGGTGTCCTGTTATTCTTTTACTCGTGTGGCGCAGAGAGCCGCATCTATGGCAAATTTTGGTGCGAGCTTGGTCACCTATACTTTTGAGGGATCTCGTCATGTGGTTCCCAGTTACAACGTAATGGGAGTGGCCAAGGCTGCTCTTGAGCAAAGCGTTTGTTACCTTGCCGCTGATTTGGGTTCGGCAGGTATACGGGTTAATGCTATTTCATCTGGGCCGATGCGCACTCTCTCAGGAGCTGCGATAGGTGCGGGACGAGCTATACATNGCTGGGCTCGCCAGAACTCGGCTCTGCGGCGGGATCTCGAGNCAAATGATGTTGCTAATACGAGCTTATACTTGTTGAGTGAACTGTCCTCTGGAGTNACAGGCGAGGTGCATCACGTTGACAACGGCAACAATATAGTGGGGGTGACTCCCCGCGGATGCTAA